The Pontibacter korlensis sequence CTTTTGCCAGCTGTTCGACCTTCCAAAGGAGGAGGCAATAAGCCGACCTACCACCTCCTTCCTGCCACCCGAAGCAGTTCCTGTTTGCGTGAAGTATTTCAACGAATGCCTACAGGGAAATTCGGTAAGATATGACATTGATGTTATTACAGCAGGTAATATTAACAGGACCTATGATGTCGTAAAGTTTCCTGTAATGGTGGAAGATGAGTTGTTGTACATCAAAACCATCATGAAGGACATCACGCCAGTTATTCGGTCGTACGAGACAATCAGGCAACAGGCCAGCAGGCTAAATACCATATTCGAGAGTATTACAGATGCTTTCCTGACGCTGGATAACAGCAAAAACCTCTCCTACATCAACAGCGAAGCGGTAAGACTACTCCGACTGGAGAAGCACCATGTAGGCAAAAACCTGCTGGAGATGTTCCCGGAAGAAACCGGTGGCGAGTTTCACTCTAAGATAACCTGGGCCTACACTACTGGCAATGCCACACATTTTACTGCATACCTGAAGCAGGTAGGTTTGTGGCTAAAGGTAAAAGCCTTCCCGTCAGCAGAGGGAATATCAGTTTATTTTGATGATGTAACGGAGCAGGAAAAGTCGAAGCAAGAGCTTGAGAAACTGTCCTTGGTGGCAAGCAAGACCAACAACAGTGTACTTATAGCTGATAAGGACTGGAAGATTGAATGGGTAAACGAGGGCTTCACAAAGCTACTAGGCTATAGTTTAGAAGATGCCATAGGTAAACGGCCGTCAGAATTACTGCATAGCCCTAATACCAATAAAGCTGCTTTCATCGCCTTAGAGCAAAAACTGTTACAGGGGGAGTCTATCTCCTTTGAGGTAGTGAATGTCAAAAAATCAGGCGAGAGTATATGGCTTTCGGCAGAGATTACTGCCGTTTTCGATGAAGCCGGAAAGCTATCCAGATACATTGAGGTGCAAACGGATATAACAGCCATCAAGAACTCTGAGTTGGAGATGGCTAACCTGGCAAAGGACCTTTACAGGCAGAACAGCGACCTGCAACAGTTCACTTACATCGTGTCGCACAATTTAAGATCTCCTGTTGCCAATGCAATTGGCTTAACAAACCTGTTAACAAAGCTCAACAAAGATTCTGAATTGTATGATAAGTCCCTGTTAAACCTGAAGAGTAGCGTCAACAGGCTGGATGCCATCATCAAAGACTTAAACACGATCCTAAGCATCCGGGACAGCAAAACTACTTTAGAGATGGAGGAGGTGGCTGTCAAAAAGCTTCTACAACAGGTAGTATTATCGCTTCAAGAGCCGCTTAACAGCTGTGGAGGACAGGTAATAGATACACTTAATGATGGGCTTAAGGTGAAAGCTAACAAAGCTTATTTATACAGCATATTCTATAACCTCCTGTCAAATGCAATCAAGTATAAATCAGAAGGACGAAACCTGCAGGTCCGTATTAGATGCCTTGGCAGCACAGAGAAAGGAACCCTGATTTCCTTCTCTGACAATGGCTCTGGTTTTGACATGGAGATGGCAAAGGACAAAATTTTTAAGCTGTACAAGCGGTTCCACAAAGACAGCAACGGCAGAGGCATTGGCTTATACTTAGTAAAAACACACTTAGAGGCAATGAACGGCCATGTAGAAGTTAGCAGCCAGGTTGGAAGAGGTACCAAATTCCTGTTTTACCTCCCAAAAGCCCACTAGTATACTATCGCAATAATTCCAGATACAGACAAAACATTCACCACGAAAACAAACAAAAATAATAGGAGAGGAGATTCAGATGAAGGAAGATATACAAATAACCCCAGGCTTTACTGTCAGAGAGGAAGAGAGGCTGGCAAAGCTTCATGGTTACACAGCGATAGAGGAGTATGAAAAGTCAGGGGCCTTTCAGCACATTGCTGGCATGGCAGCACGCATGTTTGATGTGCCAGTAGCGTTTGTGAATATTGTAGACAGGGATAGCGTTTTAATAAAAGGGAGCATTGGGCTAACTAATGTGAAGGAAATCAGCAGAAGCATTGGCCTGTGCTCACTAGCAATACAGCGTGACGAGGTTACTGTTTTTGAGAATACCAGAACAGAACTAAGCCTTTCAGCAAACCCGTTAATTTACGGTGAACCTGGCTTTCAGTTTTACGCGGGAGCACCGCTAAAAACGTCAGATGGCTACAGCATAGGTGCTGTAGGAGTTGCCGATTACAAGCCGCGCAACTTTGCAGAGGCAGAAGAGTTAATGCTGGAGGCACTGGCAACAACTGTAATGGAAGAGCTTTCTGAAATGCAGCTTATGAGCGTAACACAATAACCACGTGTTGCTTTTCTATCAGAACCACCTGTGACTTATTGTAAAGCCTCTACTTAACTGACCCAAGGGCCTGCAAAGCGCCCTATAATGCTCAATTTTACACGTAGCACCACCTTGTAAGATGTTGCTAATGTTTTATATTTGTGCTTCCTTGTAGAACTATAGTAGTTTTACTATAACTTTTCGCATTTGCCGCACCCTTACACCTGCCATGTTTGCTGGTTTATAATGGAGGCAAGCACAAAGCTAGCTTAGCATCATTGGCCCTGTAGTTCAATGGATAGAATAGGAGTTTCCTAAACTCTAGATCCAGGTTCGATTCCTGGCAGGGCCACAAGAAAGCCCCTCTGCACAAAACAGAGGGGCTTTTTCTATTTTATATTTACTTAATTAGTTAGCGCTGCAGTATAAACCAGCAAAGCACCATATAACAAGAAGAAACAGCAATTTATAGCTCATGATATATGACGTGATAGTTATCGGCGGCGGACAAAGCGCCTTAGCCTGCGCTTACTTTTTACGCAGGGCTGATCTCAGCTACCTTATACTTGATAACCAGAAAGAGTCTGGAGGTGCTTGGCTGCACGCATGGGATTCGCTTACGCTCTTCTCTCCTTCAGACCAAAGCTCACTGCCTGGTTGGCTCATGCCTAAATCGGAGAGTGCCTTTCCTACACGCCATGAGGTGATAGACTACCTGCGCCAGTATGAGAAACGGTATCAGTTATCTATCAAAAGGCCTGTGCAGGTACATCAGGTTACACCCCATGAGAACAGCTTTATACTTGAAACCAGCGATGGCAACTACCAGTCCAAAGCCCTAATAAGCGCCACAGGCACCTGGCACAAGCCATACATCCCCCCGGTACCCGGCCGTGAGAAATTCAGAGGCCTGCAACTGCACTCAGCTTTCTACAAAATTGCTGAGCAATTAGTGGGCAAGAAAGTATTGGTGGTAGGCGAAGGCAATTCAGGCGCGCAAATTATGTCTGAGGTATCGTTAGTAGCAGAAGCAGTATGGGCAACCAAAAAAGAGCCGGAATTTTTACCCGACGATGTAGATGGGCGAGTTTTATTTGACGTGGCGACGGCAAAGTATTATGCCCAAAAAGAAGGGAAAGAATTTAAGCCTGAGAAACTCAGCCTTGGCAATATTGTAGTGGTGCCAACTGTTAGGGCGGCACGTGAGCGAAACGCACTCCAGGCTGCAGGCAGATTTGAATCAGTAAATGAAACCGGCGTAATCTGGCAGGACGGTAGACACGAACAGTTCGACGCCATTATCTGGTGCACAGGCTTCTGGTCTGCCCTTGATCACCTTGCTGCACTCGACATCGTAACTGAGAACGGCAAGATACCTACAGAAGGCACCAAGGCTAAAGACTATCTTGGCCTTTGGCTAGTAGGCTATGGTAACTGGACCGGCTTCGCTTCGGCCACGCTGATAGGTGTAGGCAGATCAGCCAGAGAAACAGTAAAACAAATACAGGAGTATCTGCGAGAGAGGAGCCTATAACGTAAAAAGCCTGCCACTATACATGGCAGGCTTTTTATGATTTACACCTCGTTACTTAAAATCCACCTAGGCTGGAGGTGCCTCTGTCTGAGTTATGCGAAGTATCGCCACCGGCACTGCCAAGGCCTCCGCCATAGGTGCTTCCACCCATAGAGCCATAGCCACCGTAATTGCCAGAAGAGTTACCATACACGTTGTTACCAAAGGCTCCGCCATGGTTGCCGCCAGAGTAGCCTGTGCCGCCACCGTAGTTCTTACCCCCGTACGTGCTTCCCATACCGGTACCGTAGCCATCAGCAAAGTTTCGGGTACCATAATTCGGAATACCCCGGTTTGAGTTAGGGAATGACTCGCCCATGCCACCACCGTAGCGTGTACTTCTAAGGCCATCCATTCTGTCGGAGTAGTAAGGCTGATCCTCCTGCATATTGCCTTCTCGCTGCCTGCTGTTTAGGGTATTGTAGCGATCGGATGTACCATCAAAGCTAGAGATGCCATACCCTTGCCGTATGTCACCTTGCCTAGGCTGCCTCTGGGTATACTGATCTTCGTCTCTTCTGTATCGCTCCTGGTCTCTCCTATCGTCTCCATAGTACCCCCTGTTACGATCATAGTCCTGACTGTATCCTCTGTCGTAACCTTGGTTTCGGTAGCCGTGATAGCGATCTTCGTCCCGCTGATTGTAGCTTCTGTTGTCTCTATAATCTCTGTCAAAGCGATTGTTCATCTCTCGGTCACCTGCTCGGTTTTGCCCGTACCCCATTCTGCCTTCGTGCTCCAGGCCATCGTAGTAGCGGCGGTCTCTATCGTTTCTTTCCATAGCGTTCGGTTTAGATTTAAAATTTGATCATTCCTTTTTAACGGGAGCGATACCACACGGTTCAAACATCCTGCACAGCCGTAAAGGCACTTGTCCTAAACCAGCCCGCTACAGCTTTTGTAACATTATGCGCTATAGTTACATATATTAAAAGCAACCTTGCTCCTTTACACCTAATGAGAAAGCTTTTCTATATTACCTGTAGCTTCTTCTGCCTTAGCTCATGCTCTGGCGGAGGCAATGATGTGCAGGACGGGGAGCAGGTTACGATTGCCAGCGAAACTGGGCAGCCTACTCCGCTACCAGCCGATGTGATCTACAGCGCTAAACCGCTTATCAATGGCAGGCTCTACAGCAAGCCAAATTTTGAAGCCAGCTCCCTTGCATACTTTGATACTGCCCAAAGCATACACATCCTGGACACCTCTAACACAATGTTTGTGAGGGCTCGTATACTCCAGGACACCTCCTCCTATACTGGCTATGTACCCAAGACCATACTCCCAGAGCAGAAACAGTAATCACAACAAAGCCAAATTGCTGCACCATCTATCAAGTTAAGGCAAAAGAAAAGCGGCAGCTCTTTTCAAAGAACTGCCGCTCTACATACACTTTGTCTTTCTTCTACTTTATCACCACGCGCCGGACGGCACTGTAGTTATCAGCCTCCAGCTTAACGTAATACAAACCCTTAGCATAACGATCCAGATTAATTGTTCTGGTCAGTTTAGGTTCATCCCGCCTAATCGTTTCACGGTATATCTCGTTACCGATTACGTTCAGAATACGTAACTCCACCTGATGCGCCTCTAAGTTAGACACAGAGATGGTAAATACTCCATTACTCGGGTTAGGGTAAATTGCAACATCTTCCTCTTGCTCTAAGCCAAGCGGATTTTTATCTGTTTGCTGCGTTGCCTGCACCTGCACAGGAGGTTTGGCCTGCGCCTGCACAAACAGCACAGAGAAACATGTAAATAATGACAGTATAATTTGTTTCATATTAGTCGTTTATCCGAAATCTTTTTAGAATGTACTAGACAAAAGTCGTTCCACTTATTAAAACGCTCAGCCTTAATTTTTGTTCGTGTATTATACCCTATAAAAAGCGGCTGTTCACCAAATATAAGATTGTAAAGTTGTACAAAATTAATTTCATAAAGAATAATTGAGTTGATAAAAAAGGATGTCTTGGTGATAGGTGGCGGACTAGCCGGCCTAGTTAGCGCTCTAGGGCTGGCAAGGGCCGGACTGCAGGTAGCGCTTATCGAAAAAAAGGCCTATCCCTTCCATAGGGTTTGCGGAGAGTATATCTCCAACGAGGCCTTACCATACTTGCGTAAGCTCGGAGCACAGATAAGCCTGCTTGACCCGGCACGTATCAACCGCTTTATGCTTACTTCTCCATCCGGCAAAGCGCTATTCTCCAAATTGGACTTAGGCGGTTTTGGTCTCAGCCGCTACACCCTAGACAACCACCTGTATGAGCTGGCGCAGCAGCAGGAAGTGCAGTTTTTTCTGCAGCAAAGCGCACAACAAATTCATTTCGCTCATGACCAGTTTACAGCCTTACTATCCAGCGGAGAAAGCATACAGGCCCCTGTAGCCGTTGGAGCATTTGGCAAGCGCTCTAACCTCGACCGCCAGTTGCAGCGAAGCTTCTTCCGGGCCCGCTCCCCATACATCGGTGTAAAGTACCACATTAAGCATGACTTCCCCCGCGACCTGATTGCCCTGCACAACTTCCATGACGGATATGCAGGTACCTCAGCCATAGAAGACGGGAAACACTGCTTCTGCTACCTTACTACACGCGAGAACCTGAAAAAGCACGGTTCCATACCCGCCATGGAGCAGGCTATACTTTGCCGCAACCCACACCTCCAGCACATTTTTAAGGAAGCCGAATTTTTATACTTGCAGCCGGAGGTTATCAACGAGATTTCGTTCGCAACTAAAACCTGCGTGGATAACCACATGCTGATGTGTGGCGACGCTGCCGGCATGATAACACCGCTCTGCGGCAATGGCATGGCCATGGCGGTACACAG is a genomic window containing:
- a CDS encoding PAS domain-containing sensor histidine kinase, with the protein product MTTGMWEKMALVSPDMFCTFDKSGNITYTSEASKSILGYSSEELIGCHYTKLLHPGYTSAAQKSFEDVLNGSCTNSFENCYVHRKGYAVPLLWSAVFSDEDNTFYCVARSISELKESTLRIQESEQLYKILFDRNPDVIFTQDKEGLVREVNQSFCQLFDLPKEEAISRPTTSFLPPEAVPVCVKYFNECLQGNSVRYDIDVITAGNINRTYDVVKFPVMVEDELLYIKTIMKDITPVIRSYETIRQQASRLNTIFESITDAFLTLDNSKNLSYINSEAVRLLRLEKHHVGKNLLEMFPEETGGEFHSKITWAYTTGNATHFTAYLKQVGLWLKVKAFPSAEGISVYFDDVTEQEKSKQELEKLSLVASKTNNSVLIADKDWKIEWVNEGFTKLLGYSLEDAIGKRPSELLHSPNTNKAAFIALEQKLLQGESISFEVVNVKKSGESIWLSAEITAVFDEAGKLSRYIEVQTDITAIKNSELEMANLAKDLYRQNSDLQQFTYIVSHNLRSPVANAIGLTNLLTKLNKDSELYDKSLLNLKSSVNRLDAIIKDLNTILSIRDSKTTLEMEEVAVKKLLQQVVLSLQEPLNSCGGQVIDTLNDGLKVKANKAYLYSIFYNLLSNAIKYKSEGRNLQVRIRCLGSTEKGTLISFSDNGSGFDMEMAKDKIFKLYKRFHKDSNGRGIGLYLVKTHLEAMNGHVEVSSQVGRGTKFLFYLPKAH
- a CDS encoding GAF domain-containing protein, with the translated sequence MKEDIQITPGFTVREEERLAKLHGYTAIEEYEKSGAFQHIAGMAARMFDVPVAFVNIVDRDSVLIKGSIGLTNVKEISRSIGLCSLAIQRDEVTVFENTRTELSLSANPLIYGEPGFQFYAGAPLKTSDGYSIGAVGVADYKPRNFAEAEELMLEALATTVMEELSEMQLMSVTQ
- a CDS encoding ArsO family NAD(P)H-dependent flavin-containing monooxygenase, with the translated sequence MIYDVIVIGGGQSALACAYFLRRADLSYLILDNQKESGGAWLHAWDSLTLFSPSDQSSLPGWLMPKSESAFPTRHEVIDYLRQYEKRYQLSIKRPVQVHQVTPHENSFILETSDGNYQSKALISATGTWHKPYIPPVPGREKFRGLQLHSAFYKIAEQLVGKKVLVVGEGNSGAQIMSEVSLVAEAVWATKKEPEFLPDDVDGRVLFDVATAKYYAQKEGKEFKPEKLSLGNIVVVPTVRAARERNALQAAGRFESVNETGVIWQDGRHEQFDAIIWCTGFWSALDHLAALDIVTENGKIPTEGTKAKDYLGLWLVGYGNWTGFASATLIGVGRSARETVKQIQEYLRERSL
- a CDS encoding T9SS type A sorting domain-containing protein, whose protein sequence is MKQIILSLFTCFSVLFVQAQAKPPVQVQATQQTDKNPLGLEQEEDVAIYPNPSNGVFTISVSNLEAHQVELRILNVIGNEIYRETIRRDEPKLTRTINLDRYAKGLYYVKLEADNYSAVRRVVIK
- a CDS encoding NAD(P)/FAD-dependent oxidoreductase, producing MIKKDVLVIGGGLAGLVSALGLARAGLQVALIEKKAYPFHRVCGEYISNEALPYLRKLGAQISLLDPARINRFMLTSPSGKALFSKLDLGGFGLSRYTLDNHLYELAQQQEVQFFLQQSAQQIHFAHDQFTALLSSGESIQAPVAVGAFGKRSNLDRQLQRSFFRARSPYIGVKYHIKHDFPRDLIALHNFHDGYAGTSAIEDGKHCFCYLTTRENLKKHGSIPAMEQAILCRNPHLQHIFKEAEFLYLQPEVINEISFATKTCVDNHMLMCGDAAGMITPLCGNGMAMAVHSAKLLTDQVLLYFYKGRNRQKLEQQYTFAWKQQFASRLRLGRTVQHLFGGPLLSEVTVGLLKAVPPAVQLIMRQTHGKPF